From one Bacteriovorax sp. BAL6_X genomic stretch:
- a CDS encoding DUF309 domain-containing protein: MNDYYFGQFTTEHLELIQEGLNLFNTGHYWMCHEVVEDLWMDSIGDNARYVYWVVIQLATALYHHEDDNLNGASGMVNKAKGKIDFIEKNHVESDIMDRYLDWQNLKSIVKAIPTKATLRDFSKLKAFKFPVQN, translated from the coding sequence ATGAATGATTATTACTTTGGACAATTTACTACTGAGCATCTTGAACTAATCCAAGAGGGGCTTAACTTATTTAATACAGGTCATTACTGGATGTGTCATGAGGTTGTTGAAGACCTTTGGATGGATTCCATTGGAGACAATGCGCGTTATGTGTATTGGGTTGTGATTCAACTTGCAACAGCACTTTACCACCATGAAGATGACAATCTTAATGGAGCGAGTGGGATGGTCAATAAGGCCAAAGGTAAAATTGACTTCATTGAAAAAAATCATGTGGAGTCGGATATAATGGATAGGTACTTAGACTGGCAGAATTTAAAAAGTATTGTGAAGGCCATTCCGACAAAGGCAACTTTAAGAGACTTTTCAAAATTGAAAGCTTTTAAATTCCCAGTTCAAAATTAA
- a CDS encoding EI24 domain-containing protein codes for MIGKLPYFFFRSMNILKSDKKIILIALCPVLIGFILYYSLGHYAFSEVSTWGHGYINEKYPDQGWVSTVFSGVLIILLGVIINWTFFIVVSVIASPFNDMLSSRVEMIYKLQKDTSDTLAQTLKRLPSILMNELKKIGVIVILSIINIGIGFFFPPITFVLGGLILAISFIDYSWSRNNLTFAECIGDVKSGFLPYLLGGVGFMILISVPILNLFFLPLAVVFFTVIYCELRIKERAPSEEVPTQD; via the coding sequence ATGATTGGAAAACTTCCATATTTCTTTTTTCGTTCAATGAATATTCTTAAGTCAGACAAGAAAATTATCTTGATCGCTCTTTGTCCGGTCTTAATTGGTTTTATACTTTATTATTCACTAGGGCACTATGCCTTTAGTGAAGTCTCGACTTGGGGACATGGTTATATCAATGAGAAGTACCCTGATCAGGGCTGGGTGAGTACTGTCTTTTCTGGAGTTTTAATTATTCTTCTAGGGGTCATTATTAACTGGACATTCTTTATTGTGGTCTCAGTTATTGCTTCTCCTTTTAATGATATGCTCAGCTCGCGAGTTGAGATGATTTATAAATTACAAAAAGATACGAGTGATACACTTGCTCAGACTTTAAAAAGACTACCTAGTATTCTCATGAATGAACTTAAAAAAATTGGTGTGATTGTAATTCTATCTATTATCAATATTGGTATTGGGTTTTTCTTTCCTCCGATTACATTTGTTCTCGGAGGACTGATCCTTGCGATTTCATTTATTGATTATTCTTGGTCTAGAAATAACCTAACTTTTGCGGAGTGCATAGGGGATGTAAAATCTGGTTTTCTACCTTATTTACTAGGTGGAGTTGGATTTATGATCCTTATTTCTGTTCCAATCTTAAACCTATTCTTTCTTCCACTTGCTGTTGTTTTCTTTACAGTAATTTACTGTGAATTAAGAATTAAAGAGAGGGCTCCAAGTGAAGAAGTTCCTACTCAGGATTAA
- a CDS encoding GNAT family N-acetyltransferase gives MVAAKDLTFAPFEIVPVEVDDIKSLARIYVDCFWENYKGILSKDYLYSLKYSDVQQVWERKIPRRPTEGGTLVFHAPDGDVVGFIDYGPAREHEHGIPGEIYDFYILKKYQKSGMGQKLFEAVIKDFKNRGYDCFYLCTFKENPSKGFFIENGGKVLKESPFEFNGEIYQEEYFYFEI, from the coding sequence ATGGTGGCCGCAAAAGATCTCACATTTGCTCCTTTTGAAATCGTTCCTGTGGAAGTGGATGATATCAAGTCATTGGCCAGAATCTATGTTGATTGCTTTTGGGAAAATTACAAAGGCATTCTCTCTAAAGATTATCTCTATTCTTTAAAGTATTCAGATGTACAACAAGTTTGGGAACGAAAAATTCCTCGAAGGCCCACGGAGGGGGGAACTCTTGTCTTTCATGCACCAGATGGTGATGTGGTTGGTTTTATTGATTATGGGCCAGCTCGTGAGCATGAACATGGTATTCCAGGTGAAATCTATGACTTTTATATATTAAAAAAGTATCAGAAGTCTGGCATGGGACAAAAGCTATTCGAAGCTGTAATTAAAGACTTTAAAAATCGAGGATATGATTGTTTTTACCTTTGTACCTTTAAAGAAAATCCTTCAAAAGGATTCTTTATTGAAAATGGAGGAAAAGTTTTAAAAGAGTCACCCTTCGAGTTTAATGGTGAGATTTATCAAGAAGAATATTTTTATTTTGAGATATAA
- a CDS encoding valine--tRNA ligase, giving the protein MTKNFDELPKTYSSNDVEKKWYQKWENEKYFTPKAGKTGESFCVIMPPPNVTGILHAGHALDITTQDALIRFKRMKGYETLFLPGMDHAGIATQSKVEELIWNEEKKTKHDYSREDFLKKIWEWKEQYGGVIANQQRVMGASCDWDYSMFTMDPEANEAVRRAFVTLYNEGLIYQSDYIVNWDPKLQSAISDAEVDHKEVNGAFYHILYSVKDSDIKLEVATTRPETLLGDTAVAVNPNDERFAHLIGKKAIVPLCNREVPIVGDEHVDIEKGTGCLKVTPGHDFNDFEIGKRHNLEIINILNLDGTLNEHGLEWQGLPCKKARKGVIEKLKELELFVKEEKHVHQVGHGERSGVVIEPMISKQWFVNVHDMAAEAVAKVEDDTTRFYPKGWENTYFAWLREPKNWCVSRQLLWGHRIPVFTCNSCENQWADEALEPESCPKCSAKDYTQDPDVLDTWFSSGLWPMSTLGWPNEERMKERGFDKFYPTSVLITGFDIIFFWVARMMMMGTKFSNQVPFDKVYIHAIVRDKLGRKMSKSLGNGIDPLEMVEQYGADAFRFTLAAGSGYNRAINLDPERIAGYRNFINKIWNAFRFISPFLDLAQKELPSNLDDQEKWILSELNDATKIVNESLDSFRYDDACSEVYSFVYDKFCSWFIELSKNTLNGEDEISKVQRATVLKYCFRKITALLHPITPFITEELWGYLKEDSEDLLISADYPEYDAALNFPSEQVKMNKFIEVVSGIRFLRQSVNIKPKDEVEVVLLTDDKEASSYFADNMAGMQDLARAKDVSIAAKTSENPKKCIMKATTHTDIFLKLDGVIDLDAQIKRLEKDFDKTQKEFDKIGKKLNNEKFMANAPEEVVVEVKQKASDFEEKLNSLKEQIEQFKS; this is encoded by the coding sequence GTGACAAAAAATTTCGATGAGCTACCTAAAACATATAGCTCTAATGATGTAGAAAAGAAGTGGTATCAAAAATGGGAAAATGAAAAGTATTTTACTCCTAAAGCAGGAAAGACTGGTGAGTCTTTTTGCGTCATTATGCCACCTCCAAACGTCACAGGAATTCTTCACGCAGGTCACGCTCTTGATATCACAACTCAAGACGCCCTTATTCGTTTTAAAAGAATGAAAGGTTACGAAACCCTCTTCCTTCCAGGAATGGATCACGCAGGTATTGCAACTCAATCAAAAGTTGAAGAGCTAATCTGGAATGAAGAAAAGAAAACTAAGCATGACTACTCTCGTGAAGACTTCTTAAAGAAGATCTGGGAATGGAAAGAACAATATGGTGGCGTAATCGCTAACCAACAAAGAGTAATGGGAGCAAGCTGTGATTGGGACTACTCAATGTTCACAATGGATCCGGAAGCAAACGAAGCCGTAAGACGCGCTTTCGTTACTCTCTACAATGAAGGTTTAATTTATCAATCAGACTATATCGTTAACTGGGACCCAAAACTTCAATCAGCGATTTCTGATGCAGAAGTTGATCACAAAGAAGTTAACGGTGCCTTCTATCATATTCTCTACTCTGTTAAAGATAGTGATATCAAATTAGAAGTTGCTACAACGAGACCAGAAACACTACTTGGTGATACGGCCGTTGCAGTTAACCCAAATGACGAAAGATTTGCTCACCTAATTGGTAAGAAAGCAATCGTTCCACTTTGCAACCGTGAAGTTCCAATTGTTGGTGACGAACACGTTGATATTGAAAAAGGTACAGGTTGCCTAAAAGTTACTCCAGGTCACGACTTCAATGACTTTGAAATTGGAAAGAGACATAATCTTGAAATCATCAATATCCTTAATCTAGATGGAACTCTAAATGAGCACGGTCTTGAGTGGCAAGGCCTACCTTGTAAAAAGGCTCGTAAGGGTGTTATTGAAAAGCTTAAAGAGCTTGAACTATTCGTTAAAGAAGAAAAGCACGTGCACCAAGTTGGTCACGGAGAGAGATCAGGTGTTGTTATTGAACCAATGATCTCAAAGCAATGGTTTGTAAATGTTCACGATATGGCAGCAGAGGCCGTAGCAAAAGTTGAGGATGATACAACTCGTTTCTATCCGAAAGGATGGGAGAATACTTACTTTGCTTGGCTACGTGAACCAAAGAACTGGTGTGTTTCTCGCCAACTTCTATGGGGACATAGAATTCCAGTATTTACATGTAACTCTTGTGAAAACCAATGGGCAGATGAAGCTCTTGAGCCTGAATCATGTCCAAAGTGTAGCGCAAAAGATTACACGCAAGATCCTGATGTTCTTGATACATGGTTCTCATCAGGGCTATGGCCAATGTCGACACTTGGTTGGCCAAATGAAGAGAGAATGAAAGAGCGCGGTTTTGATAAGTTCTATCCGACTTCAGTACTAATCACTGGCTTTGATATTATCTTCTTCTGGGTTGCTAGAATGATGATGATGGGAACTAAGTTTTCAAACCAAGTACCATTCGATAAGGTTTATATCCACGCAATCGTTAGAGATAAGCTAGGGCGCAAAATGAGTAAGTCTCTTGGTAACGGTATTGATCCACTTGAGATGGTTGAGCAATATGGAGCAGATGCTTTCCGCTTCACTCTTGCTGCCGGTTCAGGTTACAACCGTGCCATCAACCTAGACCCAGAAAGAATAGCTGGTTATAGAAACTTTATTAATAAGATTTGGAATGCTTTCCGTTTCATCTCTCCGTTCTTAGATCTTGCTCAAAAAGAGCTTCCATCAAACCTTGATGATCAAGAGAAATGGATTCTATCAGAGCTGAACGATGCAACAAAAATTGTGAATGAATCTCTCGATTCTTTCCGCTACGATGATGCTTGTTCTGAAGTTTACTCTTTTGTCTACGATAAGTTCTGTTCTTGGTTTATCGAACTTTCAAAGAATACTCTTAACGGTGAAGACGAAATATCTAAAGTACAAAGAGCAACAGTTCTAAAATATTGTTTTAGAAAGATTACTGCCCTTCTTCACCCTATTACTCCTTTTATAACAGAAGAGCTTTGGGGTTATTTAAAAGAAGACAGTGAAGACCTACTAATCTCAGCAGACTACCCTGAGTATGATGCTGCACTTAACTTCCCTAGTGAACAAGTTAAGATGAATAAATTTATTGAAGTTGTTTCAGGAATTCGTTTCCTTAGACAATCAGTAAATATAAAACCGAAGGATGAAGTTGAGGTAGTTCTTCTAACTGACGATAAAGAGGCATCTTCTTACTTTGCAGACAATATGGCCGGTATGCAAGATTTAGCTCGTGCAAAAGATGTATCAATAGCAGCAAAGACTAGCGAAAACCCAAAGAAGTGTATCATGAAGGCAACGACTCACACTGATATCTTCTTAAAGCTTGATGGTGTGATTGATCTTGATGCGCAAATCAAGCGACTTGAGAAAGATTTCGATAAAACTCAAAAAGAATTTGATAAGATTGGAAAAAAACTTAATAACGAAAAATTTATGGCAAACGCACCAGAGGAAGTAGTTGTTGAAGTAAAACAAAAAGCAAGTGACTTTGAAGAAAAACTAAACTCACTTAAAGAACAAATTGAACAATTCAAATCATAA
- a CDS encoding (Fe-S)-binding protein, whose protein sequence is MNQTLDAATREIFWNIPFSFKVVMYILFFAAVFVMFKGLYQKIQFITGKKGVDAIKGLKDLLPEKLNWGAFFKTMLLTGKVPRFRNVALFHGLIFWGFVILWIATDLVAIHADTPFKIYKGPVYIVISFLADMAGLMVLAGIGLAYKRRYIDKPDYLQATRPKQELFMYAMLICLVVLGYLIEGVRIMGTGMPVGEATWSPVGWFLATIFSAIPLSEQTWAYSYRAMWMVHMANTMLFVAACGTTKFSHIFVLPFAALVTPPRRGAVLEPMNFEDETAETFGLGKISELTLKNKLDLLACVECGRCTQVCPANLAERPLDPKKIITKARDLAFETAAKGETDADFWENTTYSSIELDSCTTCGACMEECPANIEHVDIIMGAKRYKTLTLGEIPADAATAVQKVQINGNPWGISQDDRFKWADGLDVPVIEAGKKVDYLYYVGCAGSYDASNQKVVQDTVKLLKKAGVSFAVMGKTEKCNGDPIRRFGDEYSFFEIAIENIANMRQYDFDKVVTHCPHCLHTIGKEYAKFDDGDFTTVHHTELLADLLRSGKLKPEKKVEENLTFHDPCYLGRHHGEYNAPREILQAAGVEIKEMDKKEDTALCCGMGGGNMWYEVEAGTDLAAGRLEHVGEKKVDKLATACSFCMINFKGGISEKTGTENLEIEDVASILAKTID, encoded by the coding sequence ATGAATCAAACTCTTGATGCTGCCACGCGAGAAATATTTTGGAATATTCCATTCTCGTTTAAGGTTGTCATGTACATCCTATTTTTTGCGGCAGTCTTTGTTATGTTCAAAGGTCTGTATCAAAAAATTCAATTTATCACTGGAAAGAAAGGTGTTGATGCCATTAAAGGCCTAAAAGACCTTCTGCCAGAAAAACTAAACTGGGGAGCATTCTTTAAGACAATGCTTCTAACAGGTAAAGTTCCACGTTTTAGAAATGTTGCACTTTTTCACGGCCTAATCTTTTGGGGATTTGTTATCCTTTGGATTGCCACGGACTTAGTTGCCATTCACGCAGATACTCCTTTTAAAATTTATAAAGGACCTGTTTATATCGTTATCTCTTTCCTAGCTGATATGGCAGGACTTATGGTTCTTGCAGGAATCGGACTTGCTTACAAAAGAAGATATATTGATAAACCTGATTACCTACAAGCAACGAGACCAAAGCAAGAGTTATTTATGTACGCTATGCTAATTTGTCTTGTTGTTCTTGGTTACTTAATTGAAGGTGTAAGGATTATGGGAACTGGTATGCCTGTTGGTGAAGCAACTTGGTCGCCGGTTGGTTGGTTCCTTGCAACAATCTTTTCAGCAATCCCACTTTCAGAACAAACTTGGGCGTACTCATATCGCGCAATGTGGATGGTTCACATGGCAAATACAATGTTATTTGTTGCTGCTTGTGGAACAACAAAGTTCTCACATATCTTCGTACTTCCATTTGCTGCTCTAGTAACTCCACCAAGACGTGGTGCTGTTCTTGAGCCAATGAACTTTGAAGATGAAACAGCTGAAACTTTCGGTCTAGGTAAAATCTCCGAGCTTACTCTTAAGAACAAACTTGACCTTCTTGCATGTGTTGAGTGTGGACGTTGTACACAAGTATGTCCTGCAAATCTTGCGGAGCGACCTCTAGACCCTAAGAAAATCATTACAAAAGCTCGTGACCTTGCTTTTGAAACAGCGGCCAAAGGCGAAACTGATGCAGACTTCTGGGAAAATACAACTTACTCTTCAATCGAGCTAGACTCATGTACGACATGTGGTGCTTGTATGGAAGAGTGTCCAGCAAATATTGAGCACGTTGATATTATTATGGGTGCTAAAAGATACAAAACTCTAACCCTTGGTGAAATTCCTGCAGATGCTGCAACAGCAGTTCAAAAAGTTCAAATTAACGGAAACCCTTGGGGTATCTCTCAAGATGATCGCTTCAAGTGGGCCGATGGTCTTGATGTACCAGTAATCGAAGCAGGCAAGAAAGTTGATTACCTTTACTATGTTGGTTGTGCCGGTTCATACGATGCCTCTAACCAAAAAGTTGTTCAAGATACAGTTAAGCTTCTAAAGAAAGCAGGTGTATCATTTGCCGTTATGGGGAAAACAGAAAAATGTAATGGTGACCCAATCAGACGCTTTGGAGATGAATACTCATTCTTTGAAATTGCGATTGAGAATATTGCTAATATGAGACAATACGACTTCGATAAAGTAGTAACTCACTGTCCACACTGTCTTCATACAATTGGCAAGGAATATGCTAAATTTGATGATGGTGACTTTACAACAGTTCACCACACTGAACTTCTTGCAGACCTACTACGTTCTGGAAAATTAAAGCCAGAAAAGAAAGTTGAAGAAAATCTTACTTTCCACGATCCATGTTACTTAGGTCGTCACCACGGTGAATACAATGCTCCTAGAGAAATTCTTCAGGCAGCTGGTGTTGAGATCAAAGAAATGGATAAGAAAGAAGATACTGCCCTATGCTGCGGAATGGGCGGTGGAAATATGTGGTATGAAGTTGAAGCTGGTACAGATTTAGCTGCTGGACGCCTAGAGCATGTAGGTGAAAAGAAAGTTGATAAATTAGCTACGGCCTGCTCTTTCTGTATGATAAACTTTAAGGGTGGAATTAGCGAAAAAACAGGTACTGAAAACCTTGAGATTGAAGACGTTGCTTCAATCCTTGCAAAAACTATCGATTAA
- a CDS encoding Hsp33 family molecular chaperone HslO, with protein MIKESRLFNFINKEKTFAISFLEGQKVIHDLALIHSVNNQGFGFFRDCTLSILPIINFLKPQENMGIFIDSENPYFRFKLEMNQAGFFRTLILPEDLPAVPEKISGKLRTAKQFPYSKTPYTSIINVDNRSIKELMNDFFDKSYQMKSQVIISDDSDQVILLTKLPEVNVDKEEIVESVSLKDYIKQNKENFDNIFKQALNEDNEIQKAFEELDFDFLKSTEIKFKCNCSRDRMVTGVAGVVRSSGFADVFHNDASIETKCDYCKTAYLITKDEVNSILNLH; from the coding sequence GTGATTAAAGAAAGCCGTCTATTCAACTTCATTAATAAAGAGAAAACCTTCGCAATTTCTTTTCTAGAAGGTCAAAAAGTTATCCATGATCTAGCACTTATTCACAGTGTCAATAATCAGGGTTTCGGATTCTTTAGAGATTGTACTCTTTCAATTCTTCCTATAATTAATTTTTTAAAGCCTCAAGAAAATATGGGAATCTTTATTGATTCTGAAAACCCTTACTTTCGCTTTAAGCTAGAGATGAACCAGGCCGGTTTTTTTAGAACTCTAATTCTTCCAGAAGATCTTCCGGCCGTACCAGAGAAAATTAGTGGCAAGCTTAGAACAGCAAAACAATTTCCATATAGTAAAACTCCATATACGAGTATTATCAATGTCGATAATCGCTCTATCAAAGAGCTTATGAATGACTTCTTTGATAAATCTTATCAGATGAAGTCTCAAGTTATTATCAGTGATGACAGTGATCAGGTTATACTTCTCACTAAGCTTCCCGAAGTAAATGTTGATAAAGAAGAGATCGTTGAGTCTGTAAGCTTAAAAGATTATATCAAGCAAAACAAAGAGAACTTCGATAATATTTTCAAACAAGCTCTAAATGAGGATAATGAAATTCAAAAAGCTTTTGAAGAACTCGATTTTGATTTTTTAAAATCAACTGAAATTAAATTTAAGTGTAACTGCTCAAGAGACCGTATGGTCACAGGTGTAGCAGGAGTTGTTCGCTCTAGTGGTTTTGCTGATGTATTTCACAATGATGCTTCAATTGAAACTAAGTGTGATTACTGTAAAACAGCATATCTAATCACAAAAGATGAAGTAAATAGTATTTTAAATCTACACTAA
- a CDS encoding PD-(D/E)XK nuclease family protein, producing the protein MLNLYLYKNHFDELFVENENIDNWQIICPSPQRSDLYRDYLIRKGHAKNSETITVAKFLSDHISLTDEQAKLSKSELMVDLWTFWKSAVNDDYEKFHFCFELFTEVRSFDLSGALIEELSQLATLEKDCISGLMRFHTYLETFHIVDEQKSYQLVSESFRPQENVGYIFIGFDHLNANQIDMLKGMGKVASVFVPFEKSVFNQCDNKIFWPNWIELEQAKEAEELEWISSEYISIPSGRSAEYLSDLISGEKQILSFSNGLDLTQVNSILLAQKRFKTDFALFFTSVDQLTSKVQEQLNLNKGHLTAEELITFLDKLALSHMNENGFMLFKTILAFKKEVISFSEKATVNENIYNADLKLLKEVLGLNLPRTSVVNISMTDTGTIGTRDNLLTFENADQQYLYISKDDLGALSSSQRFSNDVLVIFSAFGPLQSKNLDIVILRNQIRRFIKSGGSLILEEGLTHGSSIAENLFEGVELNPEHMDGSKRKSFETVYDQKATVPEKLSPSFIQTYIDCPKKWHLKYAQRVDLDVSSSAFIDRRYIGTINHSVIESYLELHEHYDRGILKELISNTFKRFIDEKSLLPEKIDIESLKLSVESYCSGIIYKLLEIKNEKNVEFFFERDISKVNESYKGSIDLVIKDGSDYYIYDFKTSGGAIPSKTDINEFRKIQLLAYFEAWGIEHHLKGGGYLCLENLKDSIFLGEEKFFNEFHSRTNRIESYNKEEFNEFMSETMVSMRKAESWPANPLNSSICTFCVANPICAKGGDK; encoded by the coding sequence GTGTTAAACCTCTATTTATATAAAAATCATTTTGATGAGTTATTTGTAGAAAATGAAAATATTGATAACTGGCAAATTATTTGTCCTTCGCCGCAGCGTTCAGACTTGTATCGCGATTATCTTATTCGTAAAGGACATGCGAAGAATAGTGAAACCATTACTGTTGCTAAGTTTCTATCGGATCATATTAGTTTAACTGATGAACAAGCTAAGTTGTCAAAGTCTGAGCTTATGGTTGATCTTTGGACATTTTGGAAATCTGCCGTCAATGATGATTATGAGAAGTTTCACTTTTGTTTTGAACTATTTACCGAAGTTCGCTCATTTGACTTAAGTGGCGCTCTTATCGAAGAGTTGAGTCAGTTGGCCACACTTGAAAAAGATTGTATTTCAGGTTTAATGAGATTTCATACTTACCTTGAAACATTTCATATTGTTGATGAACAAAAATCTTATCAATTAGTGAGTGAAAGCTTTAGGCCGCAAGAGAATGTGGGTTATATATTTATTGGTTTTGACCACCTTAATGCAAACCAGATTGATATGTTAAAAGGGATGGGAAAAGTGGCCAGTGTTTTTGTCCCATTTGAGAAATCTGTTTTTAATCAATGTGATAATAAAATCTTTTGGCCGAACTGGATTGAGCTTGAACAAGCAAAAGAGGCAGAAGAGTTAGAGTGGATATCTAGTGAATATATTTCAATACCTTCTGGAAGAAGTGCTGAATATTTAAGTGATTTAATCTCAGGTGAAAAACAAATTTTAAGTTTTTCTAATGGTTTAGACTTAACTCAAGTGAACTCAATTCTTCTTGCGCAAAAAAGGTTTAAAACTGACTTTGCACTATTCTTTACTAGTGTTGATCAACTTACTTCAAAAGTTCAAGAACAGCTTAATTTAAACAAAGGTCATCTAACGGCAGAGGAACTAATTACTTTCCTCGATAAGCTTGCTCTATCTCATATGAATGAAAATGGCTTTATGCTCTTTAAAACGATTCTAGCTTTCAAGAAAGAAGTGATTAGTTTTAGTGAGAAGGCTACAGTGAATGAAAATATCTATAACGCTGACTTGAAGCTTTTAAAAGAAGTTCTAGGATTAAATCTTCCAAGAACATCTGTCGTAAATATTTCAATGACTGATACCGGTACAATTGGAACAAGAGATAATTTATTAACATTTGAGAATGCTGATCAACAATACCTTTATATTTCTAAAGATGACTTAGGTGCCTTAAGTTCTTCTCAACGATTTTCAAATGACGTGCTTGTTATTTTTAGTGCGTTTGGCCCTCTACAAAGTAAGAATCTTGATATTGTAATTTTAAGAAATCAAATTAGGCGATTTATAAAGAGTGGTGGAAGCTTAATATTAGAAGAAGGTTTAACTCATGGGAGTTCGATAGCTGAAAACTTATTTGAGGGTGTTGAACTAAACCCAGAACACATGGATGGAAGTAAAAGAAAGAGTTTTGAAACGGTTTATGACCAAAAAGCTACTGTCCCTGAGAAACTATCACCATCTTTTATTCAGACATATATTGATTGTCCAAAAAAATGGCATCTAAAGTACGCCCAACGTGTTGATCTCGATGTTTCTTCTTCGGCCTTTATTGATCGTCGCTATATTGGAACAATTAATCACAGTGTTATCGAGTCGTACTTAGAATTACATGAACATTATGATCGAGGAATACTTAAGGAGCTAATTTCTAATACCTTCAAACGATTTATTGATGAGAAGTCACTACTTCCCGAAAAAATTGATATAGAAAGCTTAAAGCTCTCTGTTGAATCTTACTGTAGTGGAATTATTTATAAACTACTTGAGATTAAAAATGAAAAAAATGTAGAGTTCTTTTTTGAAAGAGATATCTCAAAAGTAAACGAAAGCTATAAGGGATCAATCGACTTAGTTATTAAAGATGGAAGTGATTATTATATTTATGACTTCAAGACATCTGGAGGTGCTATTCCGTCAAAAACAGATATTAATGAATTTCGAAAAATTCAGCTTCTTGCCTATTTTGAGGCTTGGGGCATAGAGCACCACTTAAAAGGTGGAGGCTACCTTTGTCTTGAAAATTTAAAAGATTCAATATTTCTAGGTGAAGAAAAGTTTTTTAATGAATTCCATTCAAGAACAAATAGAATAGAAAGTTATAATAAAGAAGAGTTTAATGAGTTTATGAGTGAAACAATGGTTTCAATGAGAAAAGCCGAGTCATGGCCGGCAAATCCCCTGAACTCTAGTATATGTACCTTCTGCGTTGCAAATCCAATTTGTGCAAAAGGTGGAGATAAATAA